Proteins found in one Dehalococcoidales bacterium genomic segment:
- a CDS encoding zinc ribbon domain-containing protein — translation MFAMFAKLKRFFFSALVGAIGIGVAGVLFAYLNGMDDGSTLLWILGWLLIGFIVNVTIGFVVSGNKLSKFVMWGIIAGVVAGFLSADPSYDLWMKMGIIGLTLGIGIGIAGVSYTPPADKKPAPKQKEEPKDPRNIPCDECGSLVAEDDNFCHECGTEFEE, via the coding sequence ATGTTTGCAATGTTTGCTAAATTAAAGAGATTTTTCTTCTCGGCATTAGTGGGAGCAATCGGAATCGGTGTGGCCGGAGTCCTTTTTGCATACCTCAACGGAATGGATGACGGGAGCACTTTGCTATGGATTTTGGGGTGGCTTCTGATTGGTTTTATTGTTAACGTTACCATCGGATTTGTGGTAAGCGGTAATAAACTGTCTAAGTTTGTAATGTGGGGTATTATCGCCGGTGTTGTGGCCGGATTCTTATCGGCTGACCCGAGTTATGACCTTTGGATGAAAATGGGAATCATTGGGCTTACTCTCGGTATCGGAATCGGCATTGCCGGTGTTTCTTATACACCGCCGGCAGATAAAAAACCTGCACCGAAACAAAAAGAAGAGCCAAAAGATCCCAGAAATATCCCCTGTGATGAATGCGGTTCACTTGTAGCGGAAGACGACAACTTCTGCCACGAATGCGGCACCGAATTTGAAGAATAG